In the Streptomyces sp. cg36 genome, one interval contains:
- a CDS encoding protein kinase: MSDLGRLIAGRYRLVERVGRGGMGTVWRAEDVTLGRYVALKKLHVPPHLPDDEVRRLHERTRREARSAARITHPNVIVVHDVLDDEGLPCIVMEYIPSVTLGDVLKERGTLPVGEAARIGLIMVAALRAAHAAGVLHRDVKPANVLLGHDGRIVLTDFGIAVESGDTSLTRTGELVGSVHYLAPERLRSADSEPGPACDLWSLGATLYQAVEGRPPYDRDTAIETAYAIAAEPHQPPRQAGPLTSVIEGLLAKDPQLRMDAHEAERLLARAASADTAPLPRPAGPEPVSEPAPAPAPRRRGVRRTLLWAVSAALVAALATGGALLWPEGSGTSAADRGGGASSSPAPPPVPAGYRLEAAGQGFAVPVPNGWKAAKVPSGELAFIDPTGLAGLRVDVVQFAGSDPLRHWRDTGESQTRRDSPGYERVRMAPTTFRGRPAGYWEFTFQGKVREFRAVEVAFTGTDGTQYVVYLSAPNAQWDRYRPVFDSALKGIRLPG; encoded by the coding sequence GTGTCCGATCTGGGGCGGCTCATAGCCGGCCGTTACCGGCTGGTCGAGCGGGTGGGCCGTGGCGGCATGGGCACCGTGTGGCGGGCCGAGGACGTGACGCTGGGGCGCTACGTCGCCCTCAAGAAACTGCACGTCCCGCCGCATCTGCCCGACGACGAGGTCCGGCGCCTCCATGAGCGGACCCGGCGCGAGGCCCGCAGCGCGGCCCGGATCACCCACCCCAATGTGATCGTGGTGCACGACGTCCTCGACGACGAGGGGCTGCCGTGCATCGTCATGGAGTACATCCCTTCCGTCACGCTCGGCGACGTACTGAAGGAGCGGGGCACCCTGCCCGTCGGCGAGGCCGCCCGGATCGGTCTGATCATGGTCGCCGCGCTGCGCGCCGCGCACGCGGCGGGGGTCCTGCACCGGGACGTGAAGCCCGCCAACGTCCTGCTCGGGCACGACGGCCGCATCGTCCTGACCGACTTCGGGATCGCCGTCGAGTCGGGTGACACGTCACTGACGCGGACGGGCGAGCTGGTCGGATCCGTCCACTACCTCGCGCCCGAGCGGCTGCGCAGCGCGGACAGCGAGCCCGGACCCGCGTGCGACCTGTGGTCCCTCGGCGCGACGCTCTACCAGGCGGTCGAGGGACGCCCTCCCTACGACCGGGACACCGCCATCGAGACGGCGTACGCCATCGCCGCCGAGCCGCACCAACCCCCGCGCCAGGCCGGTCCGTTGACCTCCGTGATCGAGGGGCTGCTGGCCAAGGACCCGCAGCTGCGCATGGACGCCCACGAGGCCGAACGGCTCCTCGCCCGTGCGGCCTCGGCCGACACCGCACCGCTGCCCCGTCCCGCCGGTCCGGAGCCGGTGTCGGAGCCCGCCCCGGCACCGGCGCCGCGACGCCGGGGCGTTCGCCGCACCCTGCTGTGGGCGGTCTCGGCGGCGCTGGTCGCGGCGCTCGCCACGGGCGGCGCACTGCTGTGGCCCGAGGGGAGCGGCACCTCCGCCGCCGACCGTGGCGGCGGCGCCAGCTCCTCCCCCGCCCCGCCGCCGGTGCCCGCCGGCTACCGCCTCGAAGCCGCCGGACAGGGCTTCGCCGTGCCCGTACCGAACGGGTGGAAGGCGGCGAAGGTGCCCAGCGGTGAGCTCGCCTTCATCGACCCGACCGGCCTCGCCGGGCTGCGCGTGGACGTGGTCCAGTTCGCGGGCTCCGACCCGCTGCGGCACTGGCGCGACACCGGGGAGAGCCAGACGCGCCGCGACAGTCCCGGTTACGAGCGGGTCCGCATGGCCCCCACCACGTTCCGGGGACGGCCCGCGGGCTACTGGGAGTTCACGTTCCAGGGCAAGGTGCGCGAGTTCCGCGCGGTGGAGGTGGCGTTCACCGGCACGGACGGCACGCAGTACGTGGTCTACCTCTCCGCGCCGAACGCCCAGTGGGACCGGTACCGGCCGGTCTTCGACTCCGCCCTCAAGGGGATCCGCCTTCCCGGGTAG
- a CDS encoding Phenylacetic acid catabolic protein: MADVFSESVNLENVSELPEEYREVLTHQMLANGEGELSAGDTYVDSFYPLAPNADERYMCLKFGMEEVDHFRRFAKLLTPLGIETAHMVNQAVADRRYFPAESMTTRFTQWEERAAFSFLCELEGHFQIKEMTTSTYAPLRVEADAILKEEARHFGYGKRLMQESYDAGGESRDRAQKALDRFYPMALDMFGRPDSRRGRLAVQWGLRKHDNGELRELYKEAIAGHIEKIGFSVPKIDPSQLQFA; this comes from the coding sequence ATGGCGGACGTCTTTTCGGAGAGCGTAAACCTGGAGAACGTCAGTGAACTCCCGGAGGAATACCGCGAGGTACTGACCCACCAAATGCTCGCCAACGGCGAGGGCGAGCTCAGCGCGGGCGACACCTATGTCGACTCGTTCTATCCGCTCGCCCCGAATGCCGACGAGCGCTACATGTGCCTCAAGTTCGGCATGGAAGAAGTGGACCACTTCCGGCGGTTCGCCAAATTGCTCACGCCGCTGGGCATCGAGACCGCGCACATGGTGAACCAGGCCGTGGCGGACCGGCGTTACTTCCCGGCCGAGAGCATGACCACCCGGTTCACCCAGTGGGAGGAGCGCGCCGCGTTCAGCTTCCTGTGCGAACTCGAAGGCCACTTCCAGATCAAGGAAATGACCACCAGCACCTATGCGCCACTGCGCGTGGAGGCCGACGCGATCCTCAAGGAAGAGGCCCGGCACTTCGGTTACGGCAAGCGGCTGATGCAGGAGTCGTACGACGCCGGAGGCGAGTCCCGCGACCGGGCGCAGAAGGCGCTGGACCGGTTCTACCCGATGGCGCTGGACATGTTCGGACGGCCCGACTCCCGACGCGGCAGGCTCGCCGTCCAATGGGGTCTGCGCAAGCACGACAACGGCGAGCTGCGCGAACTCTACAAGGAGGCGATCGCCGGCCACATCGAGAAGATCGGCTTCTCCGTGCCCAAGATCGACCCCTCCCAGCTCCAGTTCGCCTGA
- a CDS encoding LuxR C-terminal-related transcriptional regulator has product MHRIQLLIADDQVVTRSGLVAMSREAPELDVVGVAQDVPGLLNAIACAGPDVVLLNLRRLTGESLRRLVQLIGTRASVIVLWCHDSLVTLQDALRARVAGFMALDILQEEFASVIALVARGCAAYLLPRERLSDIDGCPAPSAPGAISSLTSRESDVLRLLADGMTNKQIGSVLHIAENTVKKHVHRVMIKLSASSRVEAALLVSRLGSMKPAAPDRERHAQGHHAQWRSEVGSTS; this is encoded by the coding sequence ATGCATCGGATACAGCTGCTGATCGCCGACGACCAGGTGGTGACCCGGTCCGGTCTGGTGGCCATGAGCAGGGAGGCACCGGAACTCGACGTGGTCGGCGTGGCCCAGGACGTGCCCGGTCTCCTCAACGCCATCGCCTGCGCGGGACCCGATGTCGTCCTGCTCAATCTGCGCCGACTGACCGGCGAGAGCCTGCGCCGGCTCGTCCAGCTCATCGGCACGCGCGCCTCGGTCATCGTGCTGTGGTGCCACGACTCCCTGGTCACGCTCCAGGACGCGTTACGGGCCAGGGTCGCCGGGTTCATGGCCCTGGACATCCTCCAGGAGGAGTTCGCCAGCGTGATCGCCCTGGTGGCGCGGGGCTGCGCGGCCTACCTCCTGCCCCGCGAACGCCTCTCCGACATCGACGGCTGCCCCGCACCGTCGGCCCCGGGAGCCATCTCCAGCCTCACCTCCCGCGAGAGCGACGTACTGCGGCTGCTGGCCGACGGCATGACGAACAAGCAGATCGGCTCCGTGCTGCACATCGCCGAGAACACGGTGAAGAAGCACGTCCACCGCGTCATGATCAAACTGTCGGCCTCCAGCCGGGTGGAGGCCGCGCTCCTCGTCTCCCGGCTCGGCTCCATGAAGCCGGCGGCGCCCGACCGGGAGCGGCACGCCCAGGGGCATCACGCCCAGTGGAGGAGCGAGGTGGGCAGCACCTCCTAG
- a CDS encoding PaaI family thioesterase — protein MMNVDAAQAVLDNSPFGPWWGFRVEAVGKGHAKVSLPQRPELFRPGGVLQGGCAMTLADVTCWIAIMSLFGEDDPSVTQQMTTSFLGPARTDLFCESTIVRPGRLIVYGTAETTDTAGKIVSHHTLTYIRPPARTDV, from the coding sequence ATGATGAATGTCGACGCCGCCCAGGCCGTCCTCGACAACAGCCCCTTCGGCCCCTGGTGGGGATTCCGCGTGGAAGCCGTGGGCAAGGGGCACGCCAAGGTCTCGCTGCCCCAGCGGCCCGAGCTCTTCCGTCCCGGTGGCGTCCTCCAGGGCGGGTGCGCCATGACGCTCGCCGACGTCACCTGCTGGATCGCCATCATGTCGCTGTTCGGCGAGGACGACCCCTCCGTCACCCAGCAGATGACGACGAGCTTCCTCGGCCCGGCCCGCACCGACCTGTTCTGCGAGTCCACGATCGTCCGGCCCGGCCGGCTCATCGTCTACGGCACCGCCGAGACGACCGACACCGCGGGCAAGATCGTCTCCCACCACACCCTCACCTACATCCGCCCGCCCGCGCGCACCGACGTCTGA